The following are from one region of the Streptomyces tuirus genome:
- a CDS encoding DUF397 domain-containing protein, translating into MASNAIDLSTAVWRKSTYSNGSGGDCVEVAEAFPGAARWRKSTFSNGDGGNCLEVCDAHASVVPVRDSKVPHGPVLTITAPAWTSFVTSLKSPVTGVCGGPAPGR; encoded by the coding sequence ATGGCAAGCAACGCAATTGACTTGAGCACAGCCGTCTGGCGCAAGAGCACCTACAGCAACGGAAGTGGCGGCGACTGCGTGGAGGTAGCCGAAGCCTTCCCCGGCGCCGCCCGCTGGCGCAAAAGCACCTTCAGCAACGGGGACGGCGGCAACTGCCTCGAAGTGTGCGACGCCCACGCCTCCGTCGTCCCCGTCCGTGACTCCAAGGTCCCCCACGGCCCGGTCCTCACCATCACGGCCCCGGCCTGGACGTCCTTCGTCACGTCCCTCAAGTCGCCCGTCACCGGCGTGTGCGGAGGCCCTGCACCAGGCCGATGA
- a CDS encoding RHS repeat-associated core domain-containing protein, translated as MVLSAAPGLAATPKPELPEPESPWTRPTKVEAPATPAGSVRAPESQAEAKPSAEVAAWRAAQQARTGGKAGAERAEAAAEAIPFVPEGQGEVPWHRIIDTRLNDALVTRVNVSDGNLMLAATDFDIAGVGQKLQLTRTYNSLEAPWGKVSQRWWQAYERYLQAGDGEVVVYDATGDALRFKEMSTGGYTTPTGYSKDLKKNADGTYTLTDRKSGTKDTYDEHGTLTKVTDRNDGTITVGQHDEGGEHKGFKLTETRSGRWIDLVKTNASQWQAKDHTGRTAVFDLDPAGNLAKVTDTDGKATAYAYDSSRRLTKVTTPEGTVTLFTYDDHSRVTSMQRATEVTSGGHIGPTWRYDYTAATPSEAGTTTVTDPEGDETQYAHNADGEVTKVTDPLDHSRHAKYTNHLLQSAIDAMGTGADGTGGNTTTYGWDGRNNAVSQKLPLGATASVTAFQTIAGTDLPNDFTTADGRKDTFKYDTNGNTMSVTTSGTAGGTREYTYNKDTPTCGGFEGQRCTAKDAGGKVTSFEYDTKGNLKKVTPPAPLGTTTYTYDALGRVETVTDGRGIKTVYVYDNRDRVTKVSSTNATVTYAYDGDGNVRTRTDASGTTGWTYDKLNRESVRTLQNGAQTALAYTPGGEVDHYIDPTGKTDYTWDKAGRLDYLVAPDGKKTDFDYDDNDKRTKTVYPGGTTQSVTIDDNGRPEAVRTTSGTTTLIDLTYGYKNSAGKDTTKIRTRTDNLTKYKTTYDYDSQDRLRYALEADSAGARKASWLYCWDKAGNLTSQDGTKNACPGGTTYTYDDASELTGKNGSTTGWSYDKLGNETAGASATARTNETWTDHSQLSGITAGGKSYDLVHAGTDNSERTKLGSTWFHHTALGLASTTTNGVDTGFIREPAGTLNSMTTGGKSYYYLTDATGNVLGLTDATGKRTHTYAYGPTGLPRGTTTEAVPQPHRYAGTYLDPTGLYKMGHRYYDPTLGRFTQPDPSGQESNPYLYTGGDPVNNVDPSGLGFLDSVSNFLEDTNDIWGAATGCVAGIGAAAETGIITAASTFGPWGTAGAVVTSCAVGGILGYNNAEIISYG; from the coding sequence GTGGTGCTCTCGGCGGCACCGGGACTGGCGGCGACGCCGAAGCCGGAGTTACCGGAGCCGGAGAGTCCGTGGACCCGGCCGACGAAGGTGGAGGCTCCGGCGACTCCGGCCGGGTCGGTCAGGGCACCGGAATCGCAGGCGGAGGCCAAGCCGTCGGCCGAGGTCGCCGCTTGGCGGGCGGCGCAGCAGGCCCGTACCGGTGGCAAGGCCGGCGCCGAACGTGCGGAAGCCGCTGCCGAGGCCATCCCGTTCGTTCCGGAGGGCCAGGGCGAGGTGCCCTGGCACCGGATCATCGACACACGCTTGAACGACGCACTCGTGACGCGGGTGAACGTCTCCGACGGCAACCTGATGCTCGCCGCGACGGACTTCGACATCGCCGGTGTGGGCCAGAAGCTCCAGCTGACCCGGACGTACAACTCCCTCGAGGCGCCGTGGGGGAAGGTGTCGCAGCGCTGGTGGCAGGCCTACGAGCGCTACCTCCAGGCCGGCGACGGTGAGGTGGTCGTCTACGACGCCACCGGCGACGCCCTGCGGTTCAAGGAGATGTCGACCGGCGGCTACACCACGCCGACGGGGTACTCCAAGGACCTGAAGAAGAACGCGGACGGCACCTACACCCTCACCGACCGCAAGTCCGGCACCAAGGACACCTACGACGAGCACGGCACGCTGACCAAGGTCACGGACAGGAACGACGGCACGATCACCGTCGGCCAGCACGACGAGGGCGGCGAGCACAAGGGCTTCAAGCTGACCGAGACCCGCTCGGGCCGCTGGATCGACCTGGTGAAGACGAACGCCAGTCAGTGGCAGGCCAAGGACCACACGGGCCGCACGGCCGTGTTCGATCTGGACCCGGCGGGCAACCTGGCGAAGGTCACCGACACCGACGGCAAGGCCACCGCCTACGCCTACGACTCCTCACGCCGTCTGACCAAGGTGACCACTCCCGAGGGCACCGTCACCCTGTTCACCTACGACGACCACAGCCGCGTCACCTCCATGCAGCGTGCCACCGAGGTGACCAGCGGCGGCCACATCGGTCCGACCTGGCGCTACGACTACACGGCCGCCACCCCGTCGGAAGCGGGTACGACGACGGTCACCGACCCCGAGGGCGACGAGACGCAGTACGCCCACAACGCGGACGGCGAGGTCACCAAGGTCACCGACCCCCTGGACCACTCCCGCCACGCCAAGTACACCAACCACCTTCTCCAGAGCGCGATCGACGCGATGGGCACGGGAGCGGACGGCACCGGCGGCAACACCACCACCTACGGCTGGGACGGCCGCAACAACGCCGTCTCCCAGAAGCTCCCGCTCGGGGCGACGGCGTCCGTGACGGCGTTTCAGACGATCGCCGGGACCGATCTGCCCAACGACTTCACCACCGCGGACGGCCGCAAGGACACCTTCAAGTACGACACCAACGGCAACACGATGTCGGTCACCACGTCCGGCACCGCCGGCGGCACCCGCGAGTACACCTACAACAAGGACACCCCGACCTGCGGCGGCTTCGAGGGCCAGCGCTGCACCGCCAAGGACGCGGGCGGCAAGGTCACCTCCTTCGAGTACGACACCAAGGGCAACCTCAAGAAGGTGACACCGCCCGCCCCGCTGGGCACTACGACCTACACCTACGACGCGCTCGGCCGGGTGGAGACCGTCACCGACGGACGCGGCATCAAGACCGTCTACGTCTACGACAACCGTGACCGCGTGACGAAGGTGTCCTCCACCAATGCGACGGTCACCTACGCCTACGACGGCGACGGCAATGTCAGGACCCGCACGGACGCCTCCGGCACCACGGGCTGGACCTACGACAAGCTCAATCGCGAGAGCGTCCGCACCCTGCAGAACGGCGCCCAGACGGCGCTGGCCTACACCCCGGGCGGCGAGGTCGACCACTACATCGACCCGACCGGCAAGACCGACTACACCTGGGACAAGGCCGGCCGCCTGGACTACTTGGTCGCCCCGGACGGCAAGAAGACCGACTTCGACTACGACGACAACGACAAGCGCACCAAGACCGTCTACCCCGGCGGCACGACGCAGTCGGTGACGATCGACGACAACGGCCGCCCCGAGGCCGTCAGGACCACGTCGGGCACGACCACGCTGATCGACCTGACCTACGGCTACAAGAACTCCGCGGGCAAGGACACGACGAAGATCCGCACCCGCACCGACAACCTCACCAAGTACAAGACCACCTACGACTACGACTCTCAGGACCGCCTGCGCTACGCACTGGAAGCCGACTCCGCGGGTGCCCGCAAGGCGTCGTGGCTCTACTGCTGGGACAAGGCCGGCAACCTCACCAGCCAGGACGGCACCAAGAACGCCTGCCCCGGCGGCACGACCTACACCTACGACGACGCCTCCGAGCTGACCGGCAAGAACGGCTCCACCACCGGCTGGTCCTACGACAAGCTCGGCAACGAGACGGCGGGCGCGAGCGCCACGGCTCGCACGAACGAGACGTGGACGGACCACAGCCAGCTTTCCGGCATCACGGCGGGCGGCAAGAGCTACGACCTGGTCCACGCCGGCACGGACAACTCCGAGCGCACCAAGCTGGGTTCGACCTGGTTCCACCACACCGCACTGGGTCTGGCCTCCACGACGACGAACGGCGTGGACACCGGATTCATCCGCGAACCGGCGGGCACCTTGAACTCCATGACGACTGGGGGGAAGTCCTACTACTACCTCACCGACGCCACGGGCAACGTCCTCGGCCTCACCGACGCCACCGGCAAGCGCACGCACACCTACGCCTACGGCCCCACCGGCCTGCCCCGCGGCACCACCACCGAGGCAGTCCCCCAGCCGCACCGCTACGCGGGCACGTACCTGGATCCGACCGGCCTCTACAAGATGGGCCACCGCTACTACGACCCCACCCTCGGCCGCTTCACCCAGCCGGACCCGTCGGGGCAGGAAAGCAACCCCTACCTGTACACCGGTGGCGATCCTGTCAACAACGTGGACCCGTCCGGACTCGGGTTCCTCGACAGTGTTTCCAACTTCCTCGAGGACACTAACGATATATGGGGAGCTGCCACGGGCTGCGTTGCTGGAATTGGAGCTGCGGCAGAAACGGGAATCATCACGGCGGCCAGCACCTTCGGGCCGTGGGGAACGGCGGGAGCTGTGGTGACAAGCTGTGCCGTCGGAGGGATTCTCGGCTACAACAACGCTGAGATAATCAGCTACGGCTAA
- a CDS encoding ATP-binding protein, which yields MPPVTTLELLATPAGVSGVRRALRPYGTDVQLCASELVTNVVRHVGETVPVTVRVWREEGGRIRLGVSDPDPGALPVLVAGVGTEAESGRGLALLDALAVRWGVQQEPGRKTVWCELFTEADTDAGIDTRTPKTPERPGRRRPSAGALGHSSARS from the coding sequence ATGCCGCCGGTGACGACGCTGGAGTTGCTCGCGACCCCGGCCGGGGTGTCCGGCGTGCGGCGGGCGCTGCGCCCGTACGGGACCGACGTGCAGCTGTGCGCGAGCGAGCTCGTCACGAACGTGGTCCGGCACGTCGGGGAGACCGTCCCCGTCACGGTGCGGGTGTGGCGCGAGGAAGGCGGGCGGATCCGGTTGGGTGTCAGCGACCCCGACCCCGGGGCGTTGCCTGTCCTGGTCGCGGGCGTCGGCACCGAAGCCGAGTCGGGCCGCGGACTGGCCCTGCTCGACGCGCTGGCCGTGCGGTGGGGCGTGCAGCAGGAGCCGGGTCGCAAGACGGTGTGGTGCGAGCTGTTCACCGAAGCCGACACCGACGCCGGCATCGATACCCGCACCCCGAAAACGCCCGAGCGCCCCGGTCGACGTAGGCCGTCGGCCGGAGCGCTCGGTCATTCATCGGCACGTTCGTGA
- a CDS encoding helix-turn-helix domain-containing protein has protein sequence MGQRKDIDGSTGVPTFYGSELRFKREEAGLTLQQLVEGSFYGPSHLSEIERGTRRMPAELAEHVDRMLGTDGFFRRRCEDVRRAKRRGHASYFERVLEAEQHAETIEEWCPTLVPGLLQTEAYARAVVRATHPLAPDDEVEEKVTARLARARLFEKNHTTPVYWAILSESLLRQPIVPRDQAAEQWQHIAGLTRRHRMVPQILPWNCGAHPFMLGTAKIMTFPDAPPLVYTEALHSGDTIDDPGLVKDYRRSYDLLRAAALPREASLALIEQAAEDGGDGKQRN, from the coding sequence ATGGGTCAGCGCAAGGACATCGACGGTTCGACGGGCGTCCCGACCTTCTACGGCAGTGAGTTGCGCTTCAAGCGGGAGGAGGCGGGCCTCACCCTCCAGCAACTCGTCGAGGGCAGCTTCTACGGCCCGAGCCACCTCAGCGAGATCGAGCGGGGCACGCGCCGGATGCCGGCGGAACTCGCCGAGCACGTGGACAGGATGCTCGGCACGGACGGCTTCTTCAGGCGGCGCTGCGAGGACGTACGACGGGCAAAACGGCGGGGGCACGCGAGCTACTTCGAGCGGGTGCTGGAGGCGGAGCAGCACGCGGAGACCATCGAGGAGTGGTGCCCGACGCTGGTGCCGGGGTTGTTGCAGACGGAGGCGTACGCGCGGGCGGTGGTGCGGGCAACGCACCCACTTGCTCCGGACGATGAGGTAGAGGAGAAGGTCACCGCCCGACTGGCACGAGCTCGCCTCTTCGAGAAGAACCACACGACGCCGGTGTACTGGGCCATCCTCTCCGAGAGCCTGCTCCGCCAGCCGATCGTTCCGCGCGATCAGGCAGCCGAACAGTGGCAGCACATCGCCGGGTTGACCCGACGGCATCGGATGGTTCCCCAGATCCTTCCGTGGAACTGCGGAGCGCACCCTTTCATGCTGGGCACGGCCAAGATCATGACGTTCCCCGATGCACCGCCGCTGGTCTACACGGAGGCCCTGCACAGCGGGGACACCATCGACGATCCGGGCCTCGTTAAGGATTACCGAAGGTCGTACGATCTGCTCAGGGCCGCCGCGCTACCTCGGGAGGCGTCCCTCGCCCTGATCGAGCAAGCGGCTGAGGATGGCGGAGATGGCAAGCAACGCAATTGA
- a CDS encoding SCO4983 family protein produces the protein MYEPIRTKSVHSTVDGPNPDFPHRSREEELDIQLAGHLAALLAVTDELRATQASADLDTAAERLAEQVGRLRGGRTPVRAPMSGRREAGLAALHRRAHALAGRALVVAASRADTAAAILAAERMDAHTAALEPRALASH, from the coding sequence ATGTACGAACCGATCCGCACCAAGTCGGTCCACAGCACGGTGGACGGCCCCAACCCGGACTTCCCCCACCGTTCCCGCGAGGAAGAGCTGGACATCCAGCTCGCCGGCCATCTCGCCGCCCTGCTCGCCGTCACGGACGAGCTGCGTGCGACGCAGGCCTCGGCCGACCTGGACACGGCCGCGGAGCGGCTCGCGGAGCAGGTGGGCCGGCTGCGCGGGGGACGCACCCCGGTCCGTGCACCGATGAGCGGCCGTCGCGAGGCCGGCCTCGCGGCCCTGCACCGGCGGGCGCACGCCCTGGCGGGCCGGGCGCTGGTCGTCGCCGCCTCCCGGGCCGACACGGCAGCGGCGATCCTGGCCGCCGAGCGGATGGACGCCCACACCGCGGCGCTGGAGCCGCGCGCCCTGGCGTCCCACTGA